Proteins from one Flavobacterium sp. N2038 genomic window:
- a CDS encoding TerB family tellurite resistance protein, translating into MNTEAEKRSLLLEMITFATIDGHLHKRELDFLRIVAEELNINDEEFQDLFHQEHPIQVIRSEFQRIQQFYRLALIMHCDGILHKREATAIQQIALGMGLNPSAVKRVLDLMKKAPNAIIDPKVLLKVFQEQHN; encoded by the coding sequence ATGAATACAGAAGCCGAAAAAAGAAGTTTACTTTTAGAAATGATTACGTTTGCCACAATAGATGGGCATTTGCACAAACGTGAGCTTGATTTTCTAAGAATTGTAGCTGAGGAATTGAATATCAATGACGAGGAATTTCAGGATTTATTTCATCAGGAGCATCCTATTCAAGTCATTAGATCAGAGTTTCAGCGCATTCAGCAATTTTACAGACTGGCTCTGATTATGCATTGTGATGGTATTCTGCACAAAAGAGAAGCGACAGCAATTCAGCAAATCGCACTTGGAATGGGACTGAATCCAAGTGCGGTAAAAAGAGTTTTGGATTTGATGAAAAAAGCACCAAATGCAATAATTGACCCAAAAGTATTATTGAAAGTTTTTCAGGAACAGCACAATTAA
- the uvrB gene encoding excinuclease ABC subunit UvrB has translation MNFQVASDYSPKGDQPQAIQKLAQGVVDGEKYQTLLGVTGSGKTFTVANVIQEVQRPTLVLAHNKTLAAQLYSEFKQFFPNNAVEYFVSYYDYYQPEAFMPVTGVFIEKDLSINEELEKMRLSTTSSLLSGRRDVLVVASVSCLYGIGNPVEFQKNVIEIHRDQVISRTKLLHSLVQSLYARTEADFNPGTFRIKGDTVEVYPSYADDAYRIHFFGDEIEEIESFDATTSQVIEKFKRLTIYPANMFVTSPEVLQGAIWEIQQDLVKQVDYFKEIGKHLEAKRLEERTNFDLEMIRELGYCSGIENYSRYLDGREAGTRPFCLLDYFPNDYLMVVDESHVTVSQVHAMYGGDRSRKENLVEYGFRLPAAMDNRPLKFEEFEAMQNQVIYVSATPADYELQKSDGIYVEQVIRPTGLLDPVIEVRPSLNQIDDLIEEIQLRCELDERVLVTTLTKRMAEELAKYLTKVNIRCRYIHSDVDTLERIEIMQDLRKGIFDVLIGVNLLREGLDLPEVSLVAILDADKEGFLRNHRSLTQTIGRAARNLNGKAILYADKITASMQRTIDETEYRRTKQINFNTANNITPQALNKKIDSAFTKNPLVEYELGHTLTAAAEPEPTYLSKTELEKMIREKRKSMEKAAKELDFLQAAKLRDDIKKLQEQLP, from the coding sequence ATGAATTTTCAAGTAGCTTCAGATTATAGTCCCAAAGGAGATCAGCCACAAGCCATTCAAAAACTAGCACAAGGTGTTGTTGATGGCGAAAAATATCAAACTTTATTAGGCGTTACAGGATCCGGTAAAACATTTACTGTAGCAAATGTAATTCAGGAAGTACAACGTCCAACGCTTGTTTTGGCACACAATAAAACATTGGCAGCGCAGCTGTATTCAGAATTCAAACAATTTTTCCCTAATAATGCAGTAGAATATTTCGTTTCTTATTACGACTATTACCAGCCTGAAGCTTTTATGCCTGTAACAGGTGTTTTTATCGAGAAAGATTTATCTATCAATGAAGAGCTTGAAAAGATGCGTTTAAGCACCACTTCTTCTTTGCTTTCAGGAAGACGTGACGTTTTGGTTGTAGCTTCGGTTTCCTGTTTGTATGGTATTGGAAATCCAGTTGAATTTCAAAAAAATGTAATCGAAATACATCGTGATCAGGTTATTTCAAGAACAAAATTATTACATAGTCTGGTGCAGAGTTTATATGCCAGAACAGAAGCTGACTTTAATCCCGGAACTTTCAGAATAAAAGGCGACACAGTCGAAGTATACCCAAGTTATGCTGATGATGCCTATCGAATTCACTTTTTTGGAGATGAAATAGAAGAAATAGAATCCTTTGATGCTACAACTTCTCAGGTAATAGAAAAATTTAAAAGACTAACCATTTATCCTGCCAATATGTTTGTGACTTCACCAGAAGTTTTACAAGGAGCAATCTGGGAAATTCAGCAGGATTTAGTGAAACAAGTTGATTATTTTAAAGAAATAGGCAAACATCTGGAAGCCAAACGTCTGGAAGAAAGAACCAATTTTGATTTAGAAATGATTCGCGAATTGGGTTATTGCTCCGGAATCGAAAATTACTCCCGTTATCTTGACGGAAGAGAAGCCGGAACAAGACCTTTCTGTTTATTAGATTACTTCCCGAATGATTATTTAATGGTTGTAGACGAAAGTCACGTTACGGTTTCGCAGGTTCATGCTATGTATGGAGGTGACCGCAGCCGTAAAGAAAATCTGGTGGAATATGGTTTTAGATTACCAGCTGCAATGGACAACAGACCTCTTAAATTTGAGGAGTTTGAAGCCATGCAAAATCAGGTAATTTATGTATCGGCAACACCAGCCGATTATGAATTGCAAAAATCTGACGGAATATATGTTGAGCAGGTTATTCGTCCAACAGGATTGTTAGATCCCGTTATCGAAGTCAGACCGAGCTTAAATCAAATTGACGATCTGATTGAGGAAATTCAGCTGCGTTGTGAACTGGATGAAAGAGTTTTAGTAACAACTTTAACTAAAAGAATGGCCGAAGAACTGGCCAAATACCTGACTAAAGTTAATATTCGTTGTCGTTATATTCACTCTGACGTAGATACCTTAGAACGTATCGAAATCATGCAGGATTTAAGAAAAGGTATTTTTGATGTTCTAATTGGTGTAAACTTACTCCGCGAAGGTCTGGATTTACCAGAAGTTTCACTTGTAGCTATTTTAGATGCTGATAAAGAAGGGTTCTTAAGAAATCACAGATCTTTAACACAAACTATTGGTCGTGCCGCAAGAAATTTAAATGGTAAAGCGATTTTGTATGCTGATAAAATTACGGCCAGTATGCAACGAACAATCGACGAAACCGAATATCGAAGAACAAAACAGATTAATTTCAACACGGCAAATAATATAACTCCACAAGCTCTAAACAAAAAAATCGACAGCGCGTTTACAAAAAATCCTTTGGTAGAATACGAATTAGGTCACACTTTGACTGCGGCAGCTGAACCGGAACCAACGTATCTGTCTAAAACAGAATTAGAAAAAATGATTCGCGAAAAACGTAAATCTATGGAGAAAGCCGCTAAAGAATTAGACTTTCTACAGGCAGCCAAATTACGTGATGATATCAAAAAACTTCAGGAGCAATTACCTTAA
- a CDS encoding SusD/RagB family nutrient-binding outer membrane lipoprotein, producing the protein MKKIITSIMALTAALFSVSCDNADFGDTNLNPNNPNVANTASLLTGAERSMSSLLSATEPLCYVQYISNGQYPKETVYDVVNFEYTTAYVSILNNLQTVINLNKDASTAASALGNGSNNNQIAVAMILRAYVFQHITDRWGMAPYSQALEVGSSQFPKFDTQEAIYDGLFKDIDYAVALIDAGAGPKGDVIFTVKTTQMSEWKRFANTLKMTMALRLSNRFPAAGGYAATKFAEAMDAGTITSNLQNLTFPYITDEAYDNPWEDRFETRTDYLISEPFVNMLIGSGTNTAPQDPRLEKFAEKAANGGIYQGGLTSSVGNLNIVNYSFITNTIIKNKTAPAFFYTYAQVNFAKAEAASLGWISGSAATFYTEGIKASMAQWGVSAVAADAYVLQFPYADIKSIAYQKHIALYMQGYEGWNEWRRFGSNAVALTLPAGAIGSTTIPQRQAYGANVKTLNSVNYDAAIAVQGADRMETKVWWAN; encoded by the coding sequence ATGAAAAAAATTATAACATCGATTATGGCATTGACAGCTGCATTATTTTCAGTTTCATGCGACAATGCTGATTTTGGAGATACAAATTTAAATCCAAATAATCCCAATGTGGCTAATACAGCTTCATTATTAACTGGAGCAGAAAGATCAATGTCTTCGCTGCTAAGTGCGACAGAACCGCTTTGTTATGTGCAGTACATAAGTAATGGACAATATCCTAAAGAAACCGTTTATGATGTGGTCAATTTTGAATATACTACAGCTTATGTATCGATTTTGAACAATTTGCAAACCGTTATAAATCTTAACAAAGATGCATCTACAGCAGCTTCTGCTTTAGGAAATGGGTCTAATAATAATCAGATTGCGGTTGCAATGATTTTGAGGGCTTATGTTTTTCAGCATATTACAGATCGTTGGGGTATGGCGCCTTATTCTCAGGCATTAGAGGTTGGATCAAGCCAGTTCCCAAAGTTTGATACTCAGGAAGCGATCTATGATGGTTTGTTTAAAGATATTGATTATGCTGTTGCTTTGATAGATGCCGGAGCTGGTCCAAAAGGGGATGTGATCTTTACTGTAAAAACAACACAAATGTCAGAATGGAAACGTTTTGCCAATACGTTAAAAATGACGATGGCTTTACGTTTGTCTAATAGATTTCCTGCTGCCGGCGGATATGCGGCAACAAAATTTGCTGAAGCAATGGATGCAGGAACGATTACTTCAAATTTACAGAACTTAACATTTCCGTATATTACCGATGAGGCTTATGATAATCCGTGGGAGGATCGTTTTGAAACCAGAACAGATTATTTGATCAGTGAACCTTTTGTAAACATGTTAATTGGTTCAGGTACTAATACTGCACCACAGGATCCGAGATTGGAAAAATTTGCTGAAAAAGCAGCAAATGGTGGAATATATCAAGGAGGTCTGACTTCGTCTGTTGGGAATCTTAACATTGTAAATTATTCTTTCATAACCAATACAATTATTAAAAACAAAACGGCTCCTGCTTTTTTCTATACGTATGCTCAGGTTAATTTTGCTAAAGCTGAAGCAGCTTCTTTAGGCTGGATTTCGGGCAGTGCAGCAACTTTTTATACCGAAGGTATAAAAGCTTCGATGGCACAATGGGGAGTTTCAGCTGTTGCTGCAGACGCCTATGTGCTTCAATTTCCTTATGCAGACATAAAATCGATTGCTTATCAAAAACATATTGCCTTATATATGCAGGGATATGAGGGATGGAACGAATGGAGAAGATTTGGTTCTAATGCAGTAGCATTAACATTACCTGCCGGTGCTATTGGTTCTACCACAATCCCTCAAAGACAAGCTTACGGAGCTAATGTAAAAACACTAAATTCTGTTAATTATGATGCAGCAATAGCTGTTCAGGGAGCTGATAGAATGGAAACAAAAGTTTGGTGGGCCAATTAA
- a CDS encoding aminotransferase class I/II-fold pyridoxal phosphate-dependent enzyme, with product MIVEEFPDRIIEINQKQYLYFGGTAYLGLPTHKEFQNLVIQNIQKWGTTYGSSRTANIKLSAYVHGESFLASHIGSEAALTVSSGMLAGKLVLEKLKKQTDCFFHLNDTHSAIKTEGSLPIFVNDKLNDRLSDSKREKITILTDGVPSFQTKPADLSFLKQISGIKEITLVIDESHSFGITGQNGCGIYSSILYPIKRKIMVSSLGKAFGLTGGVIAGDFEFISEIKELETFTSAAGMNPAFVQTLSDAAEIYTIQHKKLIDNLEYLDSILIKNNNLKFDKNYPLIYLLSNELVEKLNQEKIIIASFKYTKDAEPLNRIVITANHLKEDLDKIITILNRY from the coding sequence ATGATAGTCGAAGAATTTCCAGATCGAATCATTGAAATTAACCAGAAACAATATTTGTATTTTGGCGGAACTGCCTATTTAGGTCTTCCCACGCATAAAGAATTTCAGAATTTAGTTATTCAGAATATTCAAAAATGGGGAACGACTTATGGCAGCTCGCGAACAGCAAATATTAAGCTAAGTGCCTATGTTCATGGCGAAAGCTTTTTAGCTTCTCACATAGGTTCTGAAGCCGCTCTTACAGTTTCTTCGGGAATGCTGGCCGGAAAATTGGTTTTGGAAAAACTAAAAAAGCAAACTGATTGTTTTTTTCATCTAAATGATACACACTCGGCAATTAAAACTGAAGGTAGTTTACCCATTTTTGTAAATGACAAATTAAACGATCGCTTATCCGATTCCAAAAGGGAAAAAATAACAATCCTGACGGATGGTGTTCCATCATTTCAAACAAAACCAGCTGATTTATCCTTCTTAAAACAAATTTCCGGCATCAAAGAAATCACATTAGTTATTGACGAATCTCATTCTTTTGGAATTACAGGACAAAATGGTTGTGGGATTTATTCTTCAATTCTATATCCTATTAAAAGGAAAATAATGGTTTCATCTTTAGGAAAAGCATTTGGATTAACTGGCGGCGTTATTGCAGGCGATTTTGAATTTATTAGCGAAATAAAAGAGTTAGAAACTTTTACAAGCGCAGCCGGAATGAATCCGGCTTTTGTACAGACGCTTTCAGATGCAGCGGAGATCTACACTATACAACACAAGAAACTCATAGACAATTTAGAATATCTCGATTCTATTTTAATCAAAAACAATAATCTCAAATTTGATAAAAACTATCCTTTGATTTATCTTTTATCAAATGAACTGGTAGAAAAATTAAACCAGGAAAAAATCATTATTGCCAGTTTTAAGTATACTAAAGATGCTGAACCATTAAATCGAATTGTAATTACTGCCAATCATCTTAAAGAGGATTTAGATAAAATAATTACCATTTTGAATAGGTATTGA
- a CDS encoding dipeptide epimerase, translating into MKLILREYNLKLKHTFTISRESIDFQPSLIVELQSDGFSGFGEATSNPYYKTTVSMMMADLEKIRAIIEASGTETPDVFWAKIHPYLKDDMFALCALDLAYNDLYARKKGKKLLELWNYTPEKNPMTDYTIGIASIEKMVEKMQELPWPIYKIKLGTKEDIAIVKELRKHTNAVFRIDANCGWGVEETINNAIELKKLGVEFLEQPMKADNWEGHKEVFKHSVLPVIADESCIIEEDVAKCFNHFHGVNVKLVKCGGLTPGKRMIEEAKKLGLKTMVGCMTESTVGISAIAHLLPQLDYVDMDGALLLAEDIATGVTIKDGVVSYSDLNGTGVTLL; encoded by the coding sequence ATGAAATTAATTTTAAGAGAATACAATTTAAAACTAAAACACACTTTTACGATTTCAAGAGAATCGATTGATTTCCAGCCTTCATTAATAGTAGAGCTACAAAGTGATGGCTTTTCCGGTTTTGGAGAAGCAACTTCAAATCCATATTACAAAACTACGGTTTCGATGATGATGGCAGATTTAGAAAAAATCAGAGCCATTATTGAAGCATCAGGAACAGAAACTCCGGATGTTTTTTGGGCAAAAATTCATCCTTATTTAAAAGATGATATGTTTGCCTTATGTGCATTAGATTTAGCTTATAATGATTTGTATGCTCGAAAAAAAGGTAAAAAACTCCTCGAACTGTGGAATTATACCCCAGAAAAAAATCCGATGACCGATTACACAATCGGAATTGCTTCAATCGAGAAAATGGTCGAAAAAATGCAGGAACTTCCGTGGCCTATTTACAAAATTAAATTAGGTACCAAAGAAGATATTGCAATTGTAAAAGAACTTAGAAAACATACCAACGCTGTTTTTAGAATTGATGCCAACTGTGGCTGGGGCGTTGAAGAAACAATAAACAATGCAATCGAGTTAAAGAAACTTGGAGTTGAATTTCTGGAACAACCAATGAAAGCTGATAACTGGGAAGGCCACAAAGAAGTTTTTAAACATTCTGTACTCCCTGTAATTGCAGATGAAAGTTGTATTATAGAAGAAGATGTCGCAAAATGCTTCAATCATTTTCATGGTGTAAATGTCAAATTAGTAAAATGCGGCGGACTTACTCCCGGAAAACGCATGATCGAAGAAGCTAAAAAACTAGGTTTAAAAACAATGGTAGGCTGTATGACCGAATCTACTGTTGGAATTTCTGCCATTGCTCATCTATTACCTCAACTAGATTATGTAGACATGGACGGTGCTTTGTTACTGGCAGAAGATATTGCAACCGGCGTAACTATAAAAGATGGTGTTGTAAGCTATTCTGATCTTAACGGGACAGGGGTTACACTTCTATAA
- a CDS encoding alpha/beta hydrolase, which produces MKRIFLTILLLFVFVGNAQQSTVSKNVSTFTIESPQLKTTKKIWLYLPEGYSASVKKRYSVIYMQDAQNLFDAKTSFVGEWNVDEKLDSLKAPVIVVGIEHGNDKRIDELTPYKNEKYGGGKADDYVDFIVNTLKPYIDKNFRTKPKAKNTTIMGSSLGGLVSYYAAVKYPQVFGNAGVFSPSFWFSNDIYTFTEQSPKIKSRFYFLCGDKEDENMVGDLTKMERLLDTKRCYCLHLTKTKIIKGGEHNEKLWRDGFVKAVLWLGF; this is translated from the coding sequence ATGAAGAGAATTTTCTTAACCATTTTATTATTATTCGTATTTGTCGGAAATGCTCAGCAAAGCACAGTTTCAAAAAACGTGTCTACTTTTACTATTGAATCACCTCAGCTAAAAACAACCAAAAAAATATGGCTGTATTTACCTGAAGGTTATTCGGCCTCAGTCAAAAAAAGATACAGTGTAATTTACATGCAGGATGCTCAAAACTTATTTGATGCTAAAACTTCTTTTGTAGGGGAATGGAATGTAGATGAAAAACTGGACAGCTTAAAAGCTCCCGTAATTGTCGTTGGAATCGAACATGGAAATGATAAACGAATAGATGAATTAACACCCTACAAAAATGAAAAATACGGAGGGGGAAAAGCAGATGATTATGTTGATTTTATTGTAAACACATTAAAACCTTATATAGACAAAAACTTCAGAACTAAACCAAAAGCTAAAAACACAACAATAATGGGAAGTTCATTAGGTGGCTTGGTTTCTTATTACGCTGCTGTAAAATATCCGCAGGTATTTGGAAATGCGGGTGTATTCTCTCCTTCATTTTGGTTTTCAAATGACATTTATACCTTCACAGAGCAATCACCAAAAATCAAAAGCCGATTTTACTTTTTATGCGGCGATAAAGAGGATGAGAATATGGTTGGAGATTTAACTAAAATGGAACGCTTATTGGATACAAAACGTTGTTATTGTCTGCATCTTACTAAAACAAAAATTATAAAAGGTGGTGAACATAATGAAAAATTATGGCGAGATGGCTTTGTAAAAGCTGTTTTGTGGCTAGGCTTTTAA
- a CDS encoding prolyl oligopeptidase family serine peptidase: MNTRFTLTIVSLLSAVAHDFGQIKPQPATEKIVTDEYFGEKIEDPYRYLENLTDPNVVTWMKSNTDYAQAKLNEVPERQNLIKKLKEFDARKESTITFLRITENNNYFYLKRNANEENGKLYHRVGYKGAEKLLFDPDTYKKSAKVNYNISSITPNEKGDKVAIEIAPSGSESAELLIVNINGKVYPEIYDKCWFSSPSWLPDGNSFTYGRLNSADVTDPNRLLHSKVYYHKLGEDPKKDIEYFSDITNPELKINAEEFPLNYYDKNSNKNYGLVLTVDNRMKLYTTDLAANLKPAKWTTLVDKSDEVTNFNVDKESIYYLTYKNASNYKIIKVPVSNPDIKNAVTVIDEPKNGNITDFRLTKDGLYYSLTENGVEAKVYYLAKGKKDPVELKLPFQAGSATFLTVSEDKSEIWITISGWTSPTKRYLYNPTSNTFTYQPLTKAIEYPEFKDIVSKEVMIPSYDGVMVPVSIIYNKNIKLNGDNPVLMMGYGAYGISMEPRFSTGFTLPYCTYGGIYVITHVRGGGELGEAWHKAGFKTTKPNTWKDLIATAEYLIKEKYTSPKRLAIWSASAGGILIGRAITERPDLFAAAIPEVGSFNTIRSEVSPNGPGNVPEFGTVKDPTEFKALLEMDSYHHIKKGTAYPATLITAGINDPRVIAWEPSKFAASLQNANTSDKPILFYTDFESGHGMGDSATKAIEKSSNLISFAYANTGHPKFQTPKKLKP; this comes from the coding sequence ATGAACACTAGATTTACTTTGACTATTGTTTCTCTTTTGAGTGCAGTAGCACATGATTTTGGGCAAATCAAACCGCAGCCCGCTACAGAAAAAATTGTTACAGATGAATATTTTGGCGAAAAGATAGAAGATCCTTATCGGTATCTTGAAAATCTAACTGATCCAAATGTAGTTACCTGGATGAAATCAAATACTGATTACGCCCAGGCAAAACTAAATGAAGTCCCTGAACGTCAAAATCTAATCAAAAAACTCAAAGAGTTTGATGCCAGAAAAGAAAGTACTATTACATTTCTGCGAATTACTGAGAATAATAATTATTTCTATCTGAAACGAAATGCCAACGAAGAAAATGGCAAATTGTACCACAGAGTTGGCTACAAAGGGGCCGAAAAATTACTTTTTGATCCTGACACCTACAAAAAATCTGCAAAAGTAAATTACAATATCAGTTCTATAACTCCCAATGAAAAAGGAGATAAAGTAGCTATAGAAATAGCACCAAGCGGTTCTGAAAGTGCTGAATTATTAATTGTAAATATTAATGGAAAAGTATATCCGGAAATTTATGATAAATGCTGGTTCAGTAGTCCTTCATGGTTACCAGATGGAAATTCTTTTACCTACGGAAGATTAAATTCTGCTGATGTTACCGACCCAAACAGACTCTTACATTCTAAGGTTTATTATCATAAATTAGGAGAAGACCCCAAAAAAGACATCGAATACTTTTCGGACATTACCAATCCGGAACTTAAAATTAATGCAGAAGAATTCCCTTTAAATTATTATGATAAAAATTCAAATAAAAACTACGGACTAGTTCTTACTGTCGACAATAGAATGAAACTGTACACCACCGATTTAGCAGCAAATTTAAAACCTGCAAAATGGACCACTTTAGTAGATAAATCAGACGAGGTAACAAACTTTAATGTAGATAAAGAATCTATTTATTATTTAACTTATAAAAATGCTTCCAACTACAAAATCATCAAAGTTCCAGTTTCAAATCCTGATATTAAAAATGCAGTAACGGTTATTGATGAACCAAAAAATGGAAACATTACCGACTTTAGACTTACCAAAGATGGACTGTATTATTCACTCACAGAAAATGGCGTAGAGGCCAAAGTCTACTATCTGGCCAAAGGAAAAAAAGATCCGGTTGAATTAAAATTACCATTTCAGGCTGGCTCAGCTACTTTTTTGACTGTTAGCGAAGATAAAAGCGAAATATGGATCACTATTTCAGGCTGGACCTCTCCTACTAAACGTTACTTATACAACCCAACTTCAAATACATTCACTTACCAACCCTTAACAAAAGCTATTGAATATCCTGAATTTAAAGATATAGTCTCTAAAGAAGTTATGATTCCATCCTATGATGGTGTTATGGTTCCTGTTTCTATCATATACAATAAAAACATCAAACTAAATGGAGATAATCCCGTTCTTATGATGGGATATGGCGCATACGGAATTTCTATGGAACCACGTTTTAGCACCGGTTTTACATTGCCATATTGCACTTATGGGGGTATTTATGTTATTACCCACGTTAGAGGTGGCGGTGAGTTGGGAGAAGCCTGGCACAAAGCAGGTTTTAAGACCACCAAACCTAATACCTGGAAAGATCTTATTGCAACTGCAGAATATCTCATTAAAGAAAAATATACATCTCCAAAAAGACTGGCAATCTGGAGCGCAAGTGCCGGAGGCATATTAATTGGAAGAGCTATTACAGAACGACCAGATTTATTTGCAGCTGCTATTCCTGAGGTGGGTTCATTCAATACAATTCGTTCTGAAGTTTCGCCTAATGGCCCGGGAAATGTTCCTGAATTTGGAACTGTAAAAGATCCGACAGAATTTAAAGCCTTATTGGAGATGGATTCCTATCATCATATTAAAAAAGGAACCGCATATCCTGCAACCTTAATCACAGCAGGTATAAATGATCCGCGTGTTATTGCATGGGAACCGTCAAAATTTGCTGCTTCGCTTCAAAATGCAAATACTTCTGACAAACCTATTCTTTTCTATACTGATTTTGAATCTGGTCACGGAATGGGTGACAGCGCAACAAAAGCAATCGAAAAATCAAGCAATCTGATTAGCTTTGCTTATGCTAATACCGGGCATCCAAAATTTCAAACTCCCAAAAAACTAAAACCTTAA